In the genome of Scylla paramamosain isolate STU-SP2022 chromosome 2, ASM3559412v1, whole genome shotgun sequence, the window tgttttatatatatatatatatatatatatatatatatatatatatatatatatatatatatatatatatatatatataatggaaaggcaatgagaagagggacaaaagaacatgggatgCACTGCCTGTGTTCATACCAGGATCTGATGTCAgttcttgtgaagggccagaatgcatattcctgaagtctggaaggagtcgtccgccagcctgtatggacactaggctgtagctccaaaactaactgtaggattctctctaaaatagtctcattgtgattctcgcacaaaattacctatacgtaacttaatctaacctaacctaaccgctacaagagtaaatgggccgaaacattaccagacttcGGGAATATGCCTCCAGAGGGATACGGGTTAAGGTCGCTTCAAACACATCAGTGCTGTATTCGTTCCgtgctgttcagtgcttcagtgtcagtaaaaaaaaaattcatcattttGGAATTCGGCGGAAGGATTTACACACGTCCGGCGAAGTACcgtgttttgactgaagtgattgttacatctccgttccgtgaaatggaatatcgtcgtcactggtattttaaaaattttcacggatgtcggacaagtgtttgaaataaaatagaagaaattgaaatggtgataaatactctttttaattgatgtaattaatcacattgtacattatacttaccacaacacaccacatcataacacaccacaccataccacaccacaccacacatcattaagcaatgtcatcaaacagtttttggacattcttaagtactggaaaatttttgtttcatcattaattaattcctcgtacagagtagcaaaatcttcaatttctctttttcttccacgtttcatgtacccacttttcttttctttattttttgttaagcaagcatcttgctcttcatcaagaattatGACAATCATAGCCAACTCCACGTCTGAAAGGATATGTGTGCATAGACGTCACGAAAGCGACATGGATATCACTGAAAATAAACCTATACGATACTAATACGGCACTGATAGGTGTGAAACCACCTTTGAGTGTACTATTCAGATAGTGTACCCACTATctgccaatttcactgggacaaaagcacaattaggtgattgttaagaaaaagaacaacaataataataataataataataataataataataataataataataatataatacaaggagttaagccatctatatagttagctagattgatattattattattgttatcatcattattacatatcaatgtattgtgacattattattaataatatgttattattattattattattattattattattattattattattattattattgttattgttattattattatcattatcatatttcagccatccaacatcagaacagtatatgaatatggcaaatgctgttttgacatcatttcctgccttcctgagaaacagtgatctcgaggagcatgaattgcagctgcaatggaaattgcgcatccagcgcaagtttcagaattcaagaaagaggcaggattcctcagtgactgaggtgacgtcaaggaaaaagaagatcccttgcatagcgccaaaagagactacgtaaaggcttaccttccaccaaggccccattcagaagatgatgCGTCATTAaagagacatagacagtggcttgctctacattggatgaagaaagatcccgagttagatgaggtatgtgatatttgtatgcttgatttatcttttttatatttcagagacttctttactggtgttctttaaaaatacctgctcttatgtaagcaatttcaatggtactggtggatagccactgaaaaattatgctcatgtatatatatatatatatatatatatatatatatatatatatatatatatatatatatatatatatatatatatatatatatatatatatatatatatatatatactcgtatatatatatgtatatatatatatatatatatatatatatatatatatatatatatatatatatatatatatatatgagggagagagggaggctggcgggacagtcaacttatgaaaactaattttactttaatgattttcctcaggcagaacgcctcatgcagttgacactctctgagagacgcaaaaaaataatcaatgggaacattcttgtagcagaaatcctgaacttgtatccatggattcagacttttgatggcgtaagtgtgtatatatgtacactttatggattttgctacatattgttactaattgtcaactttatttgtagggctataatgtatatagctatttatattttatagtaggtaattgatatttaactaccggtacttccattctccctctcaggctcaaaggcctcagtgacgggagataagcactcataactaagtacagttattgcagatgctcatctctgtaaccttcacttataattatttgatgcttatatctttacagataatcaaggagttcctgagattagaaccacaagcggatgaaccagacccaagagtagcagttttgaaagggctggagaaatataggctcccaataattgccattctcaaaaaaagaaaagcagttcctctgtatatggaaaccttacttgaactctatgaccacgatgaaagtcaatgtgagtaatgtctagttcaacttgttcatttcagtagctggtagcaatttaatatatgtatcttttcatcattagcaatgcatctttcacttttataagcctagtattcatgaaactatgctgcatgcaaaaaccaaacattgtattaagcatgacctatctaactgtaatgcttgcaccaatttctataaaggtactcatttaattgttaaattcctgctcttctatcaaatttttggctgagtgctatggctaaataattgtttgcagcataagtgatgttaaagattttaataggtgtaaagcatctctctctctctctctctctctctctctctctctctctctctctctctctctctctctctctctctctctctctctctctctctctctctctctctctctctctctctcgtaaggaaagacattatttctagtgtaaataaacccaataggctgtccaattttaaatttaaaatgtaaatattatcaatctttttagaattgttagctgcatcctcttcccttgcagtccaataagacaggtcactaattcgcgtggagatagaattcttgGAGTCACCTTTGCCAGCGCTAGCGCAAGTGCAAACAGTCTGATAAAGGTTTGTTCCATGGTTGTGGTGAAGTTCAGTACTTCTCACACTGTTTTAgtggatatgatgagaagaatcggAGGTTCGGAACATCAGTGCGTTATGTCGGGGCATGTAGGTTCAGCtggagttttctttctttctttttttttttttttt includes:
- the LOC135108165 gene encoding uncharacterized protein LOC135108165 isoform X3; amino-acid sequence: MKKDPELDEIIKEFLRLEPQADEPDPRVAVLKGLEKYRLPIIAILKKRKAVPLYMETLLELYDHDESQYACLVILGLLHLLGERKDSIFTKVPEEELRTGQSSVYLMVHL
- the LOC135108165 gene encoding uncharacterized protein LOC135108165 isoform X1, yielding MKKDPELDEAERLMQLTLSERRKKIINGNILVAEILNLYPWIQTFDGIIKEFLRLEPQADEPDPRVAVLKGLEKYRLPIIAILKKRKAVPLYMETLLELYDHDESQYACLVILGLLHLLGERKDSIFTKVPEEELRTGQSSVYLMVHL
- the LOC135108165 gene encoding uncharacterized protein LOC135108165 isoform X2, translating into MKKDPELDEAERLMQLTLSERRKKIINGNILVAEILNLYPWIQTFDGIIKEFLRLEPQADEPDPRVAVLKGLEKYRLPIIAILKKRKAVPLYMETLLELYDHDESQCTRRRTKNRAV